A stretch of Peteryoungia algae DNA encodes these proteins:
- a CDS encoding quaternary amine ABC transporter ATP-binding protein — protein sequence MSIEAKLVCRNVWKIFGAGAREAVSSNGGKPDAETLLSAGLVGAVRDVNLEVRTGEIFVIMGLSGSGKSTLVRCLSRLIEPTSGEILFNGENLLAASEARMIEIRRHQMGMVFQNFALLPHLTVLDNVAFPLEVQGIDRLAREDRARRMVELVGLAGKETAFPRQLSGGQQQRVGIARSLAVEPELWFLDEPFSALDPLIRREMQDEFLRLQSVLKKTIVFITHDFDEAIRLADRIAIMKDGEIVQAGTPEELVLAPATDYVAEFTRHVARSKVVKVASLMTAATGPLPAATTSQSASVSEAAALFLNAGDTLGVVDAEGRPVGLLRRSDVVDVMMQG from the coding sequence ATGTCGATTGAAGCCAAACTCGTCTGTCGCAATGTCTGGAAGATATTCGGTGCGGGTGCCCGCGAAGCCGTGTCCTCAAACGGTGGCAAGCCGGACGCCGAGACCCTCTTGAGCGCCGGCCTGGTCGGTGCCGTCAGGGACGTCAATCTCGAGGTGCGGACCGGCGAGATCTTCGTCATCATGGGACTGTCCGGCTCCGGCAAGTCCACACTGGTGCGTTGCCTGTCGCGGCTGATCGAGCCAACCTCGGGTGAAATCCTGTTCAACGGGGAAAATCTGCTGGCGGCCAGCGAAGCCCGGATGATCGAGATCAGACGCCATCAGATGGGTATGGTCTTCCAGAATTTCGCGCTTCTGCCGCATCTGACCGTACTCGACAATGTCGCCTTTCCGCTGGAGGTCCAGGGCATTGACCGGCTGGCGCGGGAGGACCGCGCCCGACGCATGGTCGAACTGGTCGGTCTCGCCGGCAAGGAGACCGCCTTCCCGCGCCAACTCTCCGGCGGCCAGCAGCAGCGCGTCGGCATTGCCCGTTCGCTTGCGGTCGAACCCGAGCTCTGGTTCCTGGACGAGCCCTTTTCGGCGCTTGATCCGCTGATCCGCCGAGAAATGCAGGACGAATTCCTGCGCCTGCAATCGGTGCTGAAGAAGACCATCGTCTTCATCACCCACGATTTCGACGAAGCGATCCGGCTCGCCGACCGCATCGCGATCATGAAGGATGGCGAAATCGTGCAGGCCGGCACGCCCGAGGAACTCGTTTTGGCGCCCGCCACCGATTATGTCGCCGAATTCACCCGCCATGTCGCCCGCTCCAAGGTCGTCAAGGTCGCGTCCCTGATGACGGCTGCAACCGGCCCCCTGCCCGCGGCCACCACCTCGCAGTCGGCCTCCGTCTCCGAAGCCGCCGCCCTCTTCCTCAACGCCGGCGACACGCTTGGCGTCGTCGATGCAGAGGGCCGACCGGTTGGCCTCCTGCGACGCAGCGATGTCGTCGACGTGATGATGCAGGGCTGA
- a CDS encoding GcvT family protein: protein MSFRADRHVHILIIGGGAIGTSIAYHLARDGAKDVLLVEKSMLTHGCTWHAAGLVGQLRGKRNLTRLMQNSVAVFDRLEEETGQHIAWKKVGSLRLAGSPERWSEIRRSMTQAKSFGVECHSLSADEAASRFPYIVRDGIEGAAFIPGDGYIDPYSLTMAYARGARMNGAKIEEGVTVEEIVVDNRRVVGVVTNGGTISCDIIVNCAGLWAKRVGEMAGVPLAAGVVEHQYFLTEKKLTLPPDLTTLRDPDNNFYLKPDTGSFAIGGWEDGTKGCWRGKPPLDFGRELFEPNWERLELFALPTATRIPALNDIGIQTVINGPIPVSFDGEPIMGLAPELDNFYVACGFTAGIAASGGAGLALSNLILHGDAGMDLWPFDVRRFGAVHAQGRYLEQRAIEAYGAYYKVHWPGEEAQAARGLRRSPLHEVLARNGAVFGSKFGWERPNWFSQAGSENRDIPSFEDKPNWFDAVEDEVKAIRERVVLIDQSSFSKFQISGPGAWAAMQRIAANDLSGPPGKAVYTQLCNARGGVEADVTIVHLADDLLYLITGSGFGVRDGNWVSRHLPEGVILSDLTNRFATLNICGPRAREVLQSVSDDDLSNAAFPFLSARRIEIGAATALAVRIGYVGELGYELYVDQEYAAHVYDTLKAAGKSFGIADAGYRAIDAARLEKGYLYWSGDITPDYNPYEAGLGFCVALDKGDFIGRDALATIKAAGVGRKLVSYTIDGFAPFHGGEAVLLDGKVVGSTASTGYGYTLGKTIAFGYLPAEMANGEEFEIEAFGKSYPARRGARSLYDPKMLRLKA, encoded by the coding sequence ATGTCATTTCGCGCGGATCGTCACGTCCACATCCTCATCATCGGCGGCGGCGCCATCGGCACCTCTATTGCCTACCACCTCGCCCGCGATGGTGCGAAGGATGTCCTTCTTGTCGAAAAATCCATGCTCACCCATGGCTGCACCTGGCATGCGGCAGGCCTCGTCGGTCAGCTCCGGGGAAAGCGCAATCTGACCAGGCTGATGCAGAACTCGGTCGCCGTCTTTGATCGGCTGGAAGAGGAGACCGGGCAGCACATCGCCTGGAAGAAAGTGGGCTCCCTCAGGCTTGCCGGCAGCCCGGAACGCTGGAGCGAAATCCGCCGGTCGATGACCCAGGCCAAAAGCTTCGGCGTGGAATGCCATTCCCTCTCCGCTGACGAAGCAGCCAGCCGTTTCCCGTACATCGTCAGGGACGGCATTGAAGGTGCAGCCTTCATCCCCGGCGACGGCTATATCGATCCCTATTCCCTGACCATGGCCTATGCCAGGGGCGCCCGCATGAACGGCGCGAAGATCGAGGAAGGCGTCACCGTCGAGGAGATCGTCGTCGACAATCGCCGCGTCGTCGGTGTCGTCACGAATGGTGGCACCATCTCCTGCGACATCATCGTCAACTGCGCCGGCCTCTGGGCAAAGCGCGTCGGCGAGATGGCAGGCGTGCCGCTGGCTGCGGGTGTCGTGGAACACCAGTATTTCCTCACCGAGAAGAAGCTGACCCTGCCGCCAGACCTCACCACGCTGCGCGATCCTGACAACAATTTCTACCTGAAGCCGGATACCGGCTCCTTCGCCATCGGCGGCTGGGAAGACGGCACGAAGGGCTGCTGGCGCGGCAAACCGCCGCTCGATTTCGGTCGCGAACTCTTCGAGCCCAACTGGGAGCGGCTGGAGCTCTTTGCCCTGCCAACCGCGACCCGCATTCCCGCCCTGAACGACATCGGCATCCAGACCGTGATCAACGGCCCGATCCCGGTCTCCTTCGACGGGGAACCGATCATGGGGCTCGCGCCGGAACTCGACAATTTCTATGTCGCCTGCGGCTTTACCGCCGGCATCGCGGCCTCTGGCGGTGCGGGACTGGCGCTCTCCAACCTCATCCTGCACGGTGATGCCGGCATGGACCTTTGGCCTTTCGACGTCCGTCGCTTCGGCGCGGTGCATGCCCAGGGACGGTATCTCGAGCAACGGGCCATCGAGGCCTATGGCGCCTATTACAAGGTCCATTGGCCGGGCGAGGAGGCACAAGCCGCGCGAGGCCTGCGCCGCTCGCCGTTGCACGAGGTCCTTGCCAGGAACGGTGCTGTCTTCGGCTCGAAATTCGGCTGGGAACGCCCAAACTGGTTTTCCCAAGCGGGCTCGGAAAACCGGGATATCCCCTCTTTCGAGGACAAGCCGAACTGGTTCGACGCTGTCGAAGATGAGGTCAAGGCAATCCGCGAGCGCGTGGTGCTCATCGACCAGTCTTCCTTCTCAAAGTTTCAGATCAGCGGCCCCGGTGCCTGGGCCGCCATGCAGCGGATTGCGGCAAACGATCTCTCCGGCCCGCCCGGCAAGGCCGTCTACACCCAGCTTTGCAACGCGCGCGGAGGTGTCGAGGCCGATGTGACCATTGTCCACCTCGCCGACGACCTGCTCTACCTGATCACCGGATCCGGCTTCGGTGTGCGAGACGGCAACTGGGTCTCCCGACATCTGCCCGAGGGCGTGATCCTCAGCGACTTAACGAACCGGTTCGCCACGCTGAACATCTGCGGTCCGCGGGCTCGCGAGGTGCTGCAGAGCGTGTCCGACGACGACCTTTCCAACGCAGCCTTTCCCTTCCTATCAGCAAGACGCATCGAAATCGGTGCTGCAACGGCGCTTGCTGTCCGCATCGGTTATGTCGGCGAGCTCGGCTATGAACTCTATGTCGACCAGGAGTATGCCGCTCACGTCTACGACACGCTGAAGGCGGCCGGAAAGTCCTTCGGCATCGCCGATGCCGGCTACCGGGCCATCGATGCGGCGCGTCTGGAGAAGGGCTATCTCTACTGGTCCGGCGACATCACGCCCGACTACAACCCATATGAGGCCGGTCTCGGTTTCTGTGTTGCCCTCGACAAGGGGGACTTCATAGGCCGCGATGCCTTGGCGACGATCAAGGCGGCAGGCGTCGGGCGCAAGCTCGTCTCCTACACCATCGACGGCTTTGCCCCTTTTCACGGCGGCGAGGCCGTCTTGCTCGACGGCAAGGTCGTCGGTTCCACGGCCAGCACCGGTTACGGATATACGCTCGGCAAGACGATCGCCTTCGGCTACCTGCCAGCCGAGATGGCGAACGGTGAAGAATTTGAGATCGAGGCCTTCGGCAAGAGCTACCCGGCGCGCCGGGGTGCCCGCAGTCTCTACGATCCGAAGATGCTGAGGCTGAAAGCATGA
- a CDS encoding ABC transporter permease, producing the protein MNPLPAPPFQAVETDKTSTGKRLADGALAIVAFTVFMAWWLGPSIGQWAFDYPRAWQIPAARHISQWMKWLVNEASFGLFSFTDFTRFIADLIDIPYTLALSLLATGFLSGQGSAAVQIVPPISFLGVILLVGLLGYYAGGRRLATLVVVCFGFLAAFGQWSSAMVTLASILVAVPIGVAFGLLLGLAGYRWPWVDRAITPLLDLMQTIPIFAYLVPILFLFGFGPTAAIVGTVIYAMPPMARITILGLRAVPSEIRDLGHMVGCSRHQMTWKVMVPSAADPIMVGVNQVIMLSLNMVIIASMIGAGGLGFEVLAALRRLDIGAGFEAGFAIVALAVALDRLSQAIARKAGVPPVLAEGRTSLVQRHPYLSAALAVIVVSLIASFLTPSLATLPDSLTLSTGTFWNEVVKWININFFDVLEVIRTTLLLHLLVPVKRFLAELPWLGVVALLAIAGFRLGGFRLAALAGALSFLIAATGQWEKAMVTVYLCGIAVIIASLIGIPIGILASERERVWRWLQVVIDTLQTLPSFVYLMPAVMLFRVGDFTALIAIVAYAVAPAIRYTALGLQRVDPKVIEAGRAMGCTPFQILTKIKLKLALPELMLGLNQTIMFALSMLVITALVGTRDLGQEVYIALTKADTGRGIVAGLAVAFIAIIADRLISAGAARLRERMA; encoded by the coding sequence ATGAACCCATTGCCCGCCCCGCCATTCCAGGCCGTCGAGACCGACAAAACATCGACTGGCAAACGCCTGGCGGATGGCGCCCTGGCGATCGTCGCTTTCACCGTCTTCATGGCCTGGTGGCTCGGCCCGTCGATCGGCCAATGGGCCTTCGACTATCCACGCGCCTGGCAAATTCCCGCGGCTCGACACATCAGCCAGTGGATGAAGTGGTTGGTCAACGAGGCGAGCTTCGGCCTCTTCTCCTTCACCGATTTCACGCGCTTCATCGCAGATCTCATCGACATTCCCTATACCTTGGCGCTCAGCCTGCTCGCCACGGGCTTTCTTTCCGGCCAGGGGTCTGCAGCAGTCCAGATCGTCCCGCCGATTTCCTTCCTGGGTGTGATCCTCCTTGTCGGCCTGTTGGGATACTATGCGGGCGGACGCAGGCTGGCGACACTGGTCGTGGTCTGCTTCGGTTTCCTCGCCGCTTTTGGTCAATGGTCGAGTGCCATGGTGACGCTCGCGTCCATCCTCGTCGCCGTTCCGATCGGTGTCGCATTTGGTCTGCTTCTGGGGCTTGCCGGTTATCGCTGGCCCTGGGTTGACCGGGCCATCACACCACTCCTGGACCTGATGCAGACGATCCCGATTTTCGCCTATCTCGTGCCGATCCTCTTCCTCTTCGGTTTTGGCCCGACGGCTGCCATTGTCGGTACGGTGATCTATGCCATGCCGCCCATGGCCCGTATCACCATCCTGGGCCTGAGAGCCGTGCCGTCGGAAATCCGGGATCTCGGCCACATGGTGGGCTGTTCGCGTCACCAGATGACATGGAAAGTCATGGTGCCCTCAGCGGCCGATCCGATCATGGTCGGCGTCAACCAGGTCATCATGCTCTCGCTCAACATGGTGATCATTGCCTCGATGATCGGCGCCGGCGGCCTCGGTTTCGAGGTGCTGGCCGCGCTGCGCCGCCTCGACATCGGAGCAGGCTTCGAGGCGGGCTTCGCAATTGTTGCCCTTGCTGTCGCCCTCGACCGCCTGAGCCAGGCTATCGCCCGGAAAGCTGGTGTTCCTCCTGTTCTCGCTGAGGGCAGGACCAGTCTTGTCCAGCGCCACCCCTATCTGTCTGCAGCCCTAGCAGTCATCGTCGTCAGCCTGATCGCAAGTTTTCTAACCCCTTCTCTCGCCACACTGCCAGACAGTCTCACCCTGTCGACCGGCACCTTCTGGAACGAGGTGGTGAAATGGATCAACATCAACTTCTTCGACGTGCTCGAGGTGATCCGCACCACCCTCCTGCTGCACCTGCTGGTGCCGGTCAAACGCTTCCTGGCCGAATTGCCCTGGCTCGGTGTCGTCGCCCTTCTCGCCATCGCCGGCTTCCGTCTTGGCGGTTTCAGGCTCGCTGCACTGGCCGGCGCCCTCTCCTTCCTGATCGCCGCGACAGGTCAATGGGAAAAGGCGATGGTGACGGTCTATCTGTGCGGCATCGCCGTCATCATCGCGAGCCTGATCGGCATCCCGATCGGCATCCTTGCCTCGGAGCGGGAACGGGTCTGGAGGTGGCTGCAGGTGGTGATCGACACGCTGCAGACGCTGCCCTCCTTCGTTTATCTTATGCCGGCCGTGATGCTGTTCCGCGTCGGTGATTTCACTGCCCTCATCGCCATCGTTGCCTATGCCGTGGCACCCGCGATCCGTTACACGGCGCTCGGCCTCCAGCGCGTCGATCCAAAGGTCATCGAGGCCGGGCGCGCCATGGGCTGCACCCCCTTTCAGATCCTCACCAAGATCAAGCTGAAGCTCGCACTTCCCGAACTCATGCTCGGTCTGAACCAGACGATCATGTTTGCGCTCTCCATGCTCGTGATCACGGCCTTGGTCGGCACCCGCGATCTCGGCCAGGAGGTCTATATCGCTCTGACCAAGGCCGATACCGGCCGCGGTATTGTCGCCGGGCTCGCTGTCGCCTTCATCGCCATCATCGCCGATCGGCTGATCTCTGCCGGCGCTGCGCGTCTTCGGGAGCGGATGGCATGA
- a CDS encoding ABC transporter substrate-binding protein has product MPHLDRMPRTIATALLMSASFLAVPLSAQESTDPIKLTLHDWTGQLITTQIMGEVLKKAGYSVEFVQADYLAQFAGLESGDLHVAMEIWETTGREAMDAATATGKVENLGETGMQAKEEWWFPEYMKEKCPGLPNWEALKTEACAEAFSTAETAPKGRYLGGPVTWGGFDDERVEALDLPFEVVHAGTDAALFAELESAYQRQAPILLWIYAPHWAPAKYKGEWVEFPQYTKECYTDAAWGSNADMAYDCGKPFGPIWKVAWSGLKDKWPGAHEAIKAFNVGNDEMGAMITEVDLEGKKVEEVVAEWVGANEAKWSEWIKN; this is encoded by the coding sequence ATGCCTCATCTTGACCGCATGCCGAGGACCATCGCGACCGCATTGCTGATGTCCGCCTCATTTCTGGCCGTGCCGCTCTCGGCACAGGAATCCACCGATCCGATCAAACTGACGCTGCATGACTGGACAGGCCAGTTGATCACCACCCAGATCATGGGTGAAGTGTTGAAAAAAGCCGGCTATTCCGTCGAATTCGTTCAGGCTGATTATCTCGCACAGTTTGCCGGTCTCGAATCCGGCGATCTCCATGTCGCCATGGAAATCTGGGAGACGACCGGCCGTGAGGCCATGGATGCCGCAACGGCCACAGGCAAGGTCGAGAATCTCGGCGAAACCGGCATGCAGGCCAAGGAAGAATGGTGGTTTCCCGAATACATGAAGGAGAAATGCCCCGGCCTGCCGAATTGGGAGGCGCTGAAGACGGAGGCCTGTGCCGAAGCCTTCTCGACGGCAGAAACGGCACCGAAGGGTCGTTATCTCGGCGGACCGGTCACCTGGGGCGGATTCGACGACGAGCGCGTTGAAGCACTGGACCTCCCCTTCGAGGTCGTTCATGCCGGAACAGACGCGGCGCTTTTTGCCGAACTCGAAAGCGCCTATCAGCGCCAGGCCCCTATCCTCCTCTGGATCTACGCGCCGCATTGGGCGCCGGCCAAATACAAGGGCGAATGGGTCGAGTTCCCGCAATACACCAAGGAATGCTACACCGACGCCGCCTGGGGCTCGAATGCCGATATGGCCTATGATTGCGGCAAGCCCTTCGGTCCGATCTGGAAGGTCGCCTGGTCTGGTTTGAAGGACAAGTGGCCTGGTGCCCATGAAGCCATCAAGGCCTTTAACGTCGGCAATGACGAAATGGGCGCGATGATCACCGAGGTCGATCTCGAGGGCAAGAAGGTCGAGGAGGTCGTCGCCGAATGGGTCGGCGCCAACGAGGCCAAATGGTCGGAGTGGATCAAGAACTAG
- a CDS encoding choline/ethanolamine kinase family protein → MTEEAEIALARETIKTIPLLAGYNGPIERLGGLTNLVFRVGDHCLRIPGKGTEEYIDRVNEMVATEAVARAGVGPDILFADPASGIFLSRYLNGAATMTPDRFRSRAGAAARAGKAFRKLHDSGAIFPARFELFAMIDSYLGILETKDVALPMGYHDVLREAEAVRAALSAHPLPNLACHCDPLCENFLDDGERMWIVDWEYSGMNDPMWDLGDLCIEGGFGPEQEEEMIQAYFGREPSPAERGRIVIYKAMCDLLWTLWGLIQLANGNPADDFRIYADNRFARCRGLMQISDFSRAIESVARGSSGG, encoded by the coding sequence ATGACCGAAGAGGCCGAGATTGCGCTTGCCCGCGAAACAATTAAGACGATTCCCCTGCTTGCCGGATACAACGGACCGATCGAGCGTCTGGGCGGCCTCACCAATCTCGTCTTCCGCGTCGGCGACCACTGCCTGCGCATCCCCGGCAAGGGCACCGAGGAATACATAGATCGGGTCAACGAAATGGTGGCGACGGAGGCCGTCGCCCGTGCCGGTGTCGGCCCGGATATTCTCTTTGCGGATCCCGCGAGCGGCATCTTCCTCTCGCGTTACCTCAATGGTGCCGCGACCATGACACCGGATCGCTTCCGCTCGCGCGCCGGCGCCGCTGCCCGGGCCGGCAAGGCCTTTCGAAAGCTGCATGACAGCGGGGCCATCTTTCCGGCACGGTTCGAGCTGTTCGCAATGATCGACAGCTATCTCGGCATCCTCGAAACGAAGGATGTCGCCCTTCCCATGGGATATCATGATGTGCTCCGGGAGGCCGAAGCCGTGCGGGCGGCGCTGTCGGCCCATCCACTGCCGAATCTTGCCTGCCACTGCGATCCGCTTTGCGAAAACTTCCTCGACGATGGCGAGCGCATGTGGATCGTCGATTGGGAATATTCCGGCATGAACGACCCCATGTGGGATCTCGGCGATCTCTGCATCGAAGGCGGTTTCGGCCCGGAGCAGGAGGAGGAGATGATCCAGGCCTATTTCGGCCGCGAGCCCTCCCCCGCCGAGCGGGGCCGGATTGTCATCTACAAGGCAATGTGTGATTTGCTGTGGACCCTCTGGGGCCTGATCCAGCTCGCCAACGGCAACCCTGCAGACGATTTTCGCATCTATGCCGATAACCGTTTCGCCCGCTGCCGCGGCTTGATGCAGATCTCGGATTTCTCCCGCGCCATCGAATCCGTCGCGCGCGGCTCATCTGGCGGATGA
- a CDS encoding phosphotransferase, protein MTDVTPPPLIENRIAALPCWNGALEISVLKGGLSNESFLVADATGRHVVRFGTDYPFHQVSRTRELMTARAAHGAGFAPKVEYAEPGIMVSTFLDAKTFSAGDVAAERERVALLLRRFHNEMPRHVSGAGFMFWPFHVVRDYARTLEAGGSRMIPQLARYLVLAEELEAVQSPLPIVFAHNDLLPSNILDDGERLWLIDFEYAGFSTAMFDLAGATSNAGLTADQSEEFLTAYFGGAPSSEIRRSLAAMQCASLLREAMWSMTSELYLDAPGADYVGYTAENLTRLQEALDHYNSVYGKHSK, encoded by the coding sequence ATGACCGACGTCACCCCGCCCCCCCTGATTGAAAATCGCATCGCGGCCCTGCCCTGCTGGAATGGAGCACTGGAGATCTCCGTACTCAAGGGCGGCCTGAGCAATGAAAGCTTCCTGGTGGCGGATGCCACCGGCCGCCACGTTGTGCGTTTCGGGACCGACTATCCCTTCCATCAGGTGTCCCGGACCCGCGAACTCATGACGGCGCGCGCCGCCCATGGGGCCGGCTTTGCTCCGAAGGTGGAATATGCCGAGCCCGGCATCATGGTTTCGACCTTCCTCGATGCGAAGACATTCTCAGCCGGCGACGTTGCGGCCGAACGCGAACGCGTCGCTCTTCTGCTCAGGCGCTTTCACAACGAGATGCCACGCCACGTCTCCGGCGCCGGTTTCATGTTCTGGCCCTTCCACGTAGTGCGCGACTACGCCCGCACGCTTGAGGCTGGCGGCAGCCGGATGATCCCTCAACTCGCGCGCTACCTTGTTCTGGCCGAGGAACTGGAAGCGGTTCAGTCCCCTCTCCCCATTGTTTTTGCCCACAATGACCTCCTCCCCTCGAACATCCTCGATGACGGCGAGCGGCTCTGGTTGATCGATTTCGAATATGCCGGCTTCTCGACGGCGATGTTCGACCTCGCCGGGGCGACCTCGAATGCCGGGCTGACAGCCGACCAGTCGGAGGAGTTTCTCACCGCCTATTTCGGCGGAGCCCCCTCGTCCGAGATCCGCCGCTCGCTCGCCGCCATGCAATGTGCCTCGCTGCTACGCGAGGCGATGTGGAGCATGACCTCCGAGCTCTATCTTGATGCGCCGGGCGCCGACTATGTCGGCTATACGGCCGAAAACCTCACGCGCCTGCAAGAAGCGCTGGACCACTATAACTCTGTCTATGGGAAACACTCCAAATGA
- a CDS encoding GcvT family protein, producing the protein MTLPSHAQIVVIGGGIIGCSTAYHLAKEHKADVLLLEQGALTSGSTWHAAGLVGQLRSSASITRVLKYSVDLYKGLEAETGLATGWKMSGCLRLATNQDRWTEFKRLATTAGSFGMEMHLVSPAEVQRMWPLMNVDDLVGASWLPTDGQASPSDITQSLARGARMHGAKIAENVRVTGFEMKDGRITAVKTSEGDVTCEKVVNCAGQWARQVGAMAGINVPLQAVKHQYIITEKIDGLSTDAPTIRDPDRRTYYKEEVGGLVMGGYEPNPQVWFTGDLPDDWAFRLFDDDFDHFEQHMVQAIERVPALEKVGVKQMINGPESFTPDGNFILGAAPECKNMFVGAGFNAFGIASGGGAGWVLAQWVIDGEAPLDLWVVDIRRFADMHRDRQWVCDRTLEAYGKHYTIAFPHEEYESGRPRLVSPLYDRLKGSGAVFGSKLGWERPNWFAPSGTEPKDVYSMGRQNWFDPVGEEHRHVREAVGIFDQSSFAKYELSGPDALKALDWICANDVNKPVGRLTYTQLLNTRGGIEADLTVARVSEETFYIVTGTGFRTHDFGWISDHIPPGADCTLADITEDWGTLSLMGPKSRDVLSNVTSADLSNAAFPFGHVRELSIAGATVRALRVTYVGELGWELHIPIAALGDVYDALMTAGKSHDIRPIGYRALESLRLEKGYRAWSSDITPNDTPFEAGLGWAVKLRKNTDFLGRRALESLAGQPLKKRLMGFTVDDPSIVLAGRETILRNGEPVGYLTSGGYGYTVARNIGYGYVRNAEGVSDDYLKSGVYELVVAAARTRATLHFGAMVDPAMDKIKA; encoded by the coding sequence ATGACCCTTCCCTCCCACGCCCAGATCGTCGTTATCGGCGGTGGAATCATCGGCTGCTCGACCGCCTATCATCTTGCCAAGGAACACAAGGCAGACGTGTTGCTCCTCGAACAGGGCGCACTCACATCGGGTTCGACCTGGCATGCGGCCGGCCTCGTCGGCCAGTTGCGCTCCTCCGCGTCCATCACCCGCGTGCTGAAATATTCTGTCGACCTCTACAAGGGTCTCGAAGCCGAAACCGGTCTGGCCACGGGCTGGAAGATGAGCGGCTGCCTGCGACTGGCGACGAACCAGGACCGCTGGACCGAGTTCAAGCGGCTTGCCACGACCGCCGGCAGCTTCGGCATGGAGATGCATCTCGTTTCCCCCGCAGAGGTGCAGCGTATGTGGCCGCTGATGAATGTCGATGATCTCGTCGGTGCCAGCTGGCTGCCGACCGATGGCCAGGCGAGCCCGTCCGACATAACCCAGTCACTGGCCAGGGGCGCGCGGATGCATGGCGCGAAAATCGCCGAGAACGTGCGGGTGACGGGCTTCGAGATGAAGGACGGCCGGATCACCGCGGTGAAGACGAGCGAGGGCGATGTCACCTGCGAAAAAGTGGTGAACTGCGCCGGGCAATGGGCGCGTCAGGTCGGTGCGATGGCCGGCATCAACGTCCCTCTGCAGGCCGTCAAGCACCAGTACATCATCACCGAGAAGATCGACGGCCTGTCGACCGACGCCCCGACGATCCGCGACCCCGACAGGCGGACCTACTACAAGGAAGAGGTTGGCGGCCTGGTGATGGGCGGCTATGAGCCCAACCCGCAAGTCTGGTTCACCGGTGATCTGCCGGATGATTGGGCCTTCCGCCTGTTCGACGACGATTTCGACCATTTCGAGCAGCACATGGTCCAGGCCATCGAACGCGTTCCGGCTTTGGAAAAGGTCGGGGTCAAGCAGATGATCAATGGACCCGAGAGCTTCACGCCGGACGGCAATTTCATTCTGGGTGCAGCGCCTGAATGCAAGAACATGTTCGTCGGCGCAGGTTTCAACGCCTTTGGCATCGCGTCCGGCGGAGGCGCCGGCTGGGTGCTGGCACAATGGGTGATCGATGGCGAGGCCCCGCTCGATCTCTGGGTCGTCGATATCAGGCGTTTCGCCGACATGCATCGCGATCGTCAGTGGGTCTGTGACCGCACGCTGGAAGCCTACGGCAAACATTACACGATTGCCTTCCCGCACGAGGAATATGAAAGCGGCCGCCCCCGCCTCGTCTCTCCGCTCTACGACCGCCTAAAAGGTTCGGGCGCCGTTTTCGGGTCGAAACTCGGCTGGGAGCGTCCCAACTGGTTCGCCCCGTCGGGCACGGAACCGAAGGATGTCTATTCGATGGGACGGCAGAACTGGTTCGATCCCGTCGGCGAGGAGCACCGCCACGTGCGTGAAGCGGTCGGCATCTTCGACCAGTCGTCCTTTGCGAAATACGAACTGTCGGGTCCCGATGCCTTGAAAGCGCTGGACTGGATCTGCGCCAATGACGTGAACAAGCCTGTCGGCCGCCTGACCTACACACAGCTCCTCAACACGAGGGGTGGCATTGAGGCGGACTTGACCGTCGCTCGCGTCTCGGAGGAAACCTTCTATATCGTCACCGGCACGGGTTTCCGCACCCATGACTTCGGCTGGATATCAGATCATATTCCGCCGGGTGCCGATTGCACCCTCGCCGATATCACCGAAGACTGGGGCACACTGTCACTGATGGGGCCGAAGTCCCGCGACGTGCTCAGCAACGTCACCTCGGCTGATCTCTCGAATGCGGCCTTTCCCTTCGGCCATGTGCGCGAACTGTCCATCGCCGGAGCAACCGTTCGAGCGCTGCGTGTCACCTATGTGGGTGAGCTCGGCTGGGAACTGCATATCCCGATCGCCGCACTTGGAGACGTCTATGATGCGCTGATGACCGCGGGCAAAAGCCATGACATCCGCCCGATCGGATACCGCGCCCTGGAATCCCTGCGCCTCGAAAAAGGCTACCGTGCCTGGAGCTCCGACATCACGCCAAACGACACCCCCTTCGAGGCAGGCCTCGGCTGGGCGGTGAAGCTCCGCAAGAACACGGATTTCCTGGGTCGCCGGGCGCTGGAAAGCCTCGCCGGCCAGCCGCTCAAGAAACGGTTGATGGGTTTCACCGTCGATGATCCCTCGATCGTGCTTGCCGGGCGCGAGACGATCCTCAGAAACGGCGAGCCGGTCGGCTACCTCACGAGCGGCGGCTACGGCTACACGGTGGCCAGGAATATCGGCTACGGCTATGTGCGCAATGCCGAGGGCGTCAGCGACGACTACCTAAAAAGCGGCGTCTACGAATTGGTGGTCGCAGCGGCAAGGACGCGGGCCACGCTTCACTTCGGGGCAATGGTCGACCCGGCCATGGACAAGATCAAGGCCTGA